Below is a genomic region from Spirochaetota bacterium.
GCTCCTCGATCCGCTCGCATGTGGTAACCCGGTCAGCGAGCCCCGCGAGCACCGCGGCCTGGTACCCGGAGCCCGTCCCGATTTCCAGCACGTGTTCGTTCCCCCTGAGGTCAAGGGCCTGCACCATGCGCGCGACGGTCGTGGGCTTGGTTATGGTCTGGCTGTGGCCAATGGGCAGCGACACGTCCTCGTAGGCGCGGTACCGGAGGGCCTCCGAAACGAAGAGATGGCGCGGGACGCGCTCCATGGCGGAGAGCACCGTTCGGGAAAAGCCCCCCGCACAGGCTATCCGGTCCACCATGCCCGCGCGCGCGAGCGCGTAGGGGTCCGCCTCTTTACGGTACAAAGTAACCGCCCCACTCCTGGCCCTTCTGGTTCTTGTAGCTCACCTCGAGCTTCACCTCGGACCACCAGCCGTTCACGGTCGCGGAACGCAGCGTCGAGTACACGAGCACGTAGCGGTTTTCCTCGGCGCCGTGTATCTTTTCGTATATGCCTTTAAGGTTCTCCACCTGGCGCGTGAAATAGTACGCCCCCCCGGTCGAAAGCGCGATCCGCTCGAGGGTGCGGCTCTTCTCCTTGAACGAGACTATGTAGATGGGAATATGATGGCTGTTCGCGAAAAAGATGATGTTGTCGGCCGTGTACTGCGAGAACGATTTTTCGTCCAGCACCCCGTCCGTCAGGAAGATCACGCCGCGCCTGTTGATCCTGGGCACCAAGTCCGTGATGGAATTGTAAAGCGCCTTTCCGATATTCTTCCCGGCGCCGTAGCCGGCGCCCCCGAGCGCGGCGAGGGCGCGCCTCCGGCTCCAGTCGAAATCGGTTTCGGAAACGTAATCCGCCGCCGCGCTCGCGACGCGGAACGAGTCGTTGGTGCGCATCTTCTGTAAAATGAACTCGGCGACCCAGGGCACGTCGTTGTGATACTGGCGCATGTCTTCGGACCGGTCCACGCAGAACACCATCGAGGAGGAGGTATCCTTGTCCTTCAAGTAGTCCACATAGAGCCCCGACATGGGGACCTTGTCCTCAATCACCTGGAAGTTGTCG
It encodes:
- a CDS encoding protein-L-isoaspartate(D-aspartate) O-methyltransferase, with amino-acid sequence MYRKEADPYALARAGMVDRIACAGGFSRTVLSAMERVPRHLFVSEALRYRAYEDVSLPIGHSQTITKPTTVARMVQALDLRGNEHVLEIGTGSGYQAAVLAGLADRVTTCERIEELFARARDTLLFRLGLPNVTVVHNGDFTPPGGPYDGVIVAAVASDLPDELFDALNDGGSLVIPVRQGAGQSIRRYVKSGGKLFEDELGRARFVPLVSPAR